From the genome of Thermococcus chitonophagus, one region includes:
- a CDS encoding PIN domain-containing protein codes for MFMQKRERFDTVFKYLSEFILENIELGIIGLLLPNKEILNETVALSKEFGLLPNDALIATTCKFYGVSRIATLDKDFEKVLFLEVLHQAP; via the coding sequence ATGTTCATGCAAAAACGAGAGAGGTTTGATACTGTTTTTAAGTATCTTTCGGAGTTTATACTGGAGAACATTGAGCTTGGGATTATAGGGTTGCTCCTACCTAATAAGGAAATCCTAAACGAAACAGTTGCCCTTTCCAAGGAATTTGGTTTATTGCCAAATGATGCTCTCATAGCAACCACGTGCAAGTTTTATGGGGTTTCGAGAATTGCCACGCTTGATAAGGATTTTGAGAAGGTACTTTTCCTCGAAGTTCTCCATCAAGCTCCATAA